A single window of Treponema denticola ATCC 35405 DNA harbors:
- a CDS encoding MBL fold metallo-hydrolase → MSLMDYFAIHVVPKLYRGKGAFHPAETGKLTETVSCVREYDVNIFFIRKGNTLIAIDSGYKNHHALLPGCKKIEIDPKAVQALFLTHADPDHAGGLDIRCENCFINAEIYLGEIEENYLTNTIYRKKIGPFGLKNSVKIKDNYHLLKDGQSVSVGDLTIQPFLVPGHTLGHLMYLIDNELLFTGDSIALNQEGGWCFFDLFNYNSEMNIKSLKTLKEKLDLNRIKYVFTSHNGFTDKAKEAFAHVDVIPKWNEKGFIFDKTAPYDCFAD, encoded by the coding sequence ATGAGTTTGATGGATTATTTTGCAATTCATGTTGTTCCGAAACTGTATAGAGGAAAAGGAGCTTTTCATCCTGCGGAAACCGGAAAATTGACGGAAACGGTAAGTTGCGTAAGAGAGTACGATGTTAATATCTTTTTTATCCGCAAAGGTAACACTCTGATCGCAATAGATTCCGGGTACAAAAATCATCATGCTCTCTTGCCGGGGTGTAAAAAAATCGAAATCGATCCTAAAGCGGTTCAGGCGCTGTTTCTTACACATGCAGATCCGGATCATGCAGGCGGCTTGGATATTCGTTGTGAGAATTGTTTTATTAACGCTGAAATTTATCTAGGCGAAATTGAAGAAAATTATCTGACAAATACCATATATCGTAAAAAAATCGGCCCGTTCGGATTAAAAAATTCCGTGAAAATAAAAGACAATTATCACCTTCTTAAAGACGGCCAATCCGTTTCCGTCGGTGATTTGACAATTCAGCCGTTTTTAGTTCCCGGTCATACTCTCGGGCACTTAATGTATTTAATCGACAACGAACTGCTTTTTACGGGAGACTCCATTGCACTGAATCAAGAAGGCGGATGGTGTTTTTTTGATCTGTTCAACTACAACAGTGAAATGAATATTAAATCCTTGAAAACATTAAAGGAAAAACTGGATTTAAATAGAATTAAGTATGTATTTACTTCACATAACGGATTTACGGATAAAGCGAAGGAGGCCTTTGCGCATGTCGATGTTATTCCGAAATGGAATGAAAAAGGATTTATATTTGACAAAACGGCCCCTTATGATTGTTTTGCCGATTAA
- a CDS encoding DUF2281 domain-containing protein: protein MPYIALEKKINNLTLEQQQSVYDYVNFLLYQNTAAKNQKNIRRKPGGLEGKFYMAEDFDKTPECFKDYV from the coding sequence ATGCCATATATCGCTTTGGAAAAAAAGATAAATAACTTAACTTTAGAACAACAACAGTCTGTTTATGATTATGTAAATTTCCTTTTATATCAAAATACAGCTGCAAAAAATCAAAAAAATATACGCAGAAAACCCGGAGGCCTTGAAGGTAAATTCTATATGGCGGAAGATTTTGATAAAACTCCGGAATGTTTTAAGGACTATGTTTGA
- a CDS encoding efflux RND transporter permease subunit translates to MKKKEKKRIFSINNFYKHPVSMLITILAITLFFALQIIRLNFDNNNFRFIPKNDPSRISAKKIADIFGEDVPILIGIERRFSTIIDKEFLDEVKQLDEKLKEIDLVKNTTLITNTTHIDIGEEGIVSEPIIPPDFSGTEEEIKAVKHKLRNWDMYERSLVSEDLHATQIFVFLNVTNEESGSPETIAACRKIMKLTESWNFPDSKIYLTGTPIFNEIVNEATAHDLSFLVPLVIIVVLGVLFLSFKRFTGVFLPLLTVICSVIWSLGAMALFNVPLSILSTILPIILIAVGSAYGIHVINHYYDEVVQDDSISKEEHKEQVVKALSEVIRPVFLAALTTFAGFVSFCFTSVVPIFEFGIFSSFGVAAAFLISITLIPGILILRGPKKPSMRWASKKDNTSRLDRGIASTFVIIAEHSRSVILFVGLIVVFSVLGVKKLVIDNVLMEYFDKDVAVIQSDSFMRKHFGGSKVLEMVIKAKDGSDILRPDILKAIDDLSSFLEEEIEDVGKVTSIVPLIKRLNQVYNADESPEEISKGSQGAGEDINETEPSDDFGDFGNFEEESDDADIQLAKNTSKPKKQYSQEEIMAILNEAAEERTKKNLSAEKLVYEFGKKVNYKGLAYYEIPTDPKKYGRNSQEELSAIMQNYLILLGKNTEGFLDNNTNPKTLKVNIQLRTVGQQDTDKVLEEINEFVRLRFPKDVIAETGGFVLVEKTLNKLVVESQLISVGVSLLIVFLILSVYYKSAFAGLFGIIPLALSILINFGIMGRLGIKLNIGTAMVASFAIGIGVDYTIHLLAAYHKCFLKTKGSGQFLYLTFLGSGKAILFNAVSVGAGFAVLMFSKFNMLSELGFLIALIMITSSLGSLTILPVLLNLMKPKFIRKLLPVDIKEVKNEHPFNEVKDTEEV, encoded by the coding sequence ATGAAAAAAAAAGAAAAAAAACGCATATTTTCCATAAATAACTTTTATAAACATCCCGTATCAATGCTTATAACAATTCTTGCAATAACCTTGTTTTTCGCTCTTCAAATAATAAGATTAAATTTTGATAATAACAACTTCCGTTTTATTCCTAAAAATGATCCTTCCAGAATCAGTGCAAAAAAAATTGCCGACATTTTCGGAGAAGATGTACCGATTTTGATAGGTATAGAACGCCGTTTTTCTACCATTATAGACAAAGAATTTTTAGATGAAGTGAAACAACTGGATGAAAAACTAAAAGAAATCGACTTGGTAAAAAACACGACTTTGATAACAAATACAACTCATATAGACATAGGCGAAGAGGGAATTGTAAGCGAGCCCATTATTCCGCCGGACTTTTCGGGCACTGAAGAAGAAATTAAGGCCGTTAAACATAAGCTTCGCAACTGGGATATGTATGAACGGAGCCTTGTTTCCGAAGATTTACATGCAACCCAAATCTTTGTTTTTCTTAATGTAACGAATGAAGAAAGCGGTTCTCCCGAAACCATTGCGGCCTGCCGTAAAATTATGAAACTGACAGAATCTTGGAATTTTCCCGATTCTAAAATTTACCTGACGGGAACACCCATTTTTAACGAGATAGTAAATGAAGCAACTGCCCATGACTTAAGCTTTTTAGTTCCTCTGGTTATCATTGTCGTTTTAGGCGTCTTATTTCTTTCTTTTAAAAGGTTTACCGGTGTATTTTTACCTCTTTTGACGGTTATATGCTCCGTAATCTGGTCACTTGGAGCAATGGCTCTTTTTAACGTTCCCTTGTCGATTCTTTCTACAATTTTACCGATTATTTTAATTGCAGTCGGTTCGGCATACGGCATCCATGTTATCAACCACTATTATGATGAGGTCGTACAAGATGATTCCATCTCAAAGGAAGAACATAAAGAACAGGTTGTTAAGGCCTTAAGCGAGGTTATAAGGCCGGTTTTTTTGGCTGCTCTCACAACCTTCGCAGGCTTTGTTTCTTTTTGTTTTACCTCCGTCGTCCCCATCTTCGAATTCGGTATCTTTTCGAGCTTCGGTGTTGCTGCAGCATTTTTAATATCCATAACCTTAATTCCAGGAATATTGATATTAAGAGGGCCTAAAAAACCGTCAATGCGTTGGGCATCAAAAAAAGATAACACCAGCCGCTTGGATCGCGGCATTGCAAGTACCTTTGTAATCATTGCAGAACATTCCCGCTCGGTAATTCTTTTTGTCGGCCTCATAGTAGTTTTTTCCGTATTAGGAGTAAAAAAACTCGTTATCGATAATGTTTTAATGGAATACTTTGATAAAGATGTTGCAGTAATTCAATCCGATAGTTTTATGCGTAAACACTTCGGCGGTTCAAAAGTGCTTGAAATGGTAATTAAAGCTAAAGACGGTTCCGATATTTTACGTCCGGATATTTTAAAAGCTATCGATGATCTTTCTTCTTTTTTGGAAGAAGAAATCGAAGATGTAGGCAAGGTTACCTCCATTGTTCCCCTAATTAAGCGTTTAAATCAGGTGTATAATGCCGATGAATCCCCTGAAGAAATTTCTAAAGGAAGTCAAGGAGCCGGCGAAGATATAAATGAAACAGAACCTTCAGACGATTTCGGAGACTTCGGAAATTTTGAAGAAGAATCAGATGACGCCGATATTCAACTTGCAAAAAACACCTCTAAACCTAAAAAGCAATACAGCCAAGAAGAAATTATGGCTATACTGAACGAAGCTGCGGAGGAAAGAACCAAAAAAAATCTTTCTGCAGAAAAGCTCGTTTACGAATTCGGGAAAAAGGTAAACTACAAAGGACTTGCCTACTATGAAATTCCAACCGATCCTAAAAAATACGGCAGAAATTCTCAAGAAGAACTTTCGGCCATAATGCAAAACTATCTTATCCTTTTAGGAAAAAATACTGAAGGCTTTTTAGATAATAATACAAATCCCAAAACATTAAAAGTGAATATTCAGCTCCGCACCGTCGGACAACAGGATACGGACAAGGTTCTGGAAGAAATTAACGAATTTGTACGCCTTAGATTCCCCAAGGATGTAATCGCTGAAACAGGCGGTTTTGTATTGGTCGAAAAGACCTTGAACAAACTCGTAGTAGAATCTCAATTGATTTCAGTTGGAGTTTCTCTTCTTATAGTATTTTTGATTCTTTCCGTCTATTATAAATCAGCCTTTGCAGGCCTTTTTGGAATTATTCCGCTGGCACTTTCTATCCTGATTAATTTCGGCATAATGGGCAGATTGGGTATAAAGCTCAACATAGGAACTGCAATGGTTGCAAGTTTTGCAATAGGAATAGGAGTTGATTATACAATCCATCTTTTGGCAGCCTATCATAAATGCTTTTTAAAAACAAAGGGCAGCGGCCAATTTTTGTATCTAACCTTCTTGGGCTCGGGAAAGGCTATTTTATTCAATGCCGTATCCGTAGGAGCAGGTTTTGCAGTTTTAATGTTCTCAAAATTTAACATGCTTTCAGAGCTGGGCTTTTTAATTGCCCTGATAATGATAACCAGCTCTCTAGGCAGCTTGACTATTCTTCCGGTTTTATTAAATTTAATGAAACCAAAGTTTATAAGAAAACTTTTACCTGTAGATATAAAGGAAGTCAAAAACGAACATCCTTTTAATGAAGTAAAAGATACGGAGGAAGTATGA
- the deoD gene encoding purine-nucleoside phosphorylase: MSVHIAAKQGEIADKILLPGDPLRAEFVANNFLENPQCYNKVRGMLGFTGTYKGVRVSVQGTGMGQPSFSIYANELFNEYGVQRAIRIGTAGALQKDMGLRDVVLAMAASTDSGINTHRFRGCHYAPTADWSLLKNAYDHAQKMGIKPLVGSIASSDVFYDDLETWKMWAAYGVLAVEMEAAELYTLAAKYKRQALAVLTISDNIVTQEQTSAEERQTTFKTMMEIALEAIIA, encoded by the coding sequence ATGAGTGTTCATATAGCTGCAAAACAAGGAGAAATTGCCGATAAAATTCTTTTACCGGGGGATCCTTTACGGGCGGAATTTGTTGCAAACAATTTTTTGGAAAATCCCCAATGTTATAACAAGGTTAGAGGTATGTTGGGCTTTACGGGAACCTACAAGGGTGTAAGGGTTTCGGTTCAGGGAACCGGAATGGGGCAGCCTTCTTTTTCGATCTATGCAAATGAGCTGTTTAACGAGTACGGCGTACAAAGGGCTATCCGTATCGGAACGGCCGGAGCCTTGCAAAAGGATATGGGCTTGCGGGATGTAGTTTTAGCTATGGCGGCCTCTACCGATTCGGGTATTAACACGCACCGTTTTAGGGGTTGTCATTATGCTCCTACCGCCGATTGGAGCTTGCTAAAAAATGCCTATGATCATGCTCAAAAAATGGGAATTAAACCCTTAGTAGGCTCGATTGCCAGCTCTGATGTTTTTTATGATGACCTTGAAACATGGAAGATGTGGGCCGCTTACGGGGTTTTAGCTGTTGAAATGGAAGCTGCAGAGCTTTATACTCTGGCTGCAAAGTATAAGCGCCAAGCCCTTGCCGTTCTTACCATTTCGGATAATATAGTTACACAGGAGCAGACAAGTGCCGAAGAGCGGCAAACTACCTTTAAAACCATGATGGAAATTGCCTTAGAGGCAATAATAGCTTAA
- a CDS encoding type II toxin-antitoxin system VapC family toxin: protein MYLLDTHTLLWFLRDSPQLSKKALEIITTENKVYVSIASLWEIAIKKSIGKLEFEHSIEKIAELCHEKDILILQIQPKYFDKVIKLPNIHNDPFDRLIISQAIIENLVIITKDTIIPKYSVKTIW, encoded by the coding sequence ATGTACCTGCTGGATACGCATACATTGCTATGGTTTTTAAGAGATTCTCCACAACTATCAAAAAAAGCTTTAGAGATAATTACTACAGAAAATAAAGTTTATGTCAGTATTGCCTCATTATGGGAAATAGCAATAAAAAAAAGTATAGGTAAACTTGAATTTGAACACTCTATAGAAAAAATCGCTGAATTATGCCATGAGAAGGATATTTTAATATTACAAATTCAACCCAAATACTTTGATAAAGTAATAAAGCTGCCAAATATTCATAACGATCCTTTTGATCGCTTGATTATTTCACAGGCAATAATTGAAAATTTGGTAATTATTACAAAAGATACAATCATTCCTAAATATAGTGTAAAAACTATTTGGTAA
- a CDS encoding transporter associated domain-containing protein, whose product MQKIKAFFHQQNLRRRAARLAGRIEIVLSFAMLIGILILSIEIFFDLKEMIFAFIYDKKVPSFSEFLSLIFSLVIGLEFVNMLIKHTPGSALEVVLYTIARKIIADHGSMLDALLGVVAIAALFAVKKYLNEGGEYGAGNECDYIVNGGTSIHEINHRLDSDFDEAYGNTVAGYLFNYLKQQGRSPHLGLEADIGEYKFIIHEMDNDLIRYIKILPINEHKN is encoded by the coding sequence ATGCAAAAAATTAAAGCTTTTTTTCATCAACAAAATCTAAGACGAAGAGCGGCAAGATTGGCAGGACGAATCGAAATTGTTCTATCTTTTGCAATGCTTATTGGAATTTTAATTCTTTCAATTGAAATCTTCTTTGACTTAAAAGAAATGATTTTCGCATTTATTTACGACAAAAAAGTTCCTTCTTTCTCCGAATTCTTATCATTGATATTTTCTCTTGTAATCGGTCTTGAATTTGTAAACATGCTTATAAAACATACACCGGGAAGTGCTCTTGAGGTTGTGCTTTATACTATTGCGAGAAAGATTATTGCCGATCACGGAAGTATGCTTGATGCACTTTTAGGTGTTGTAGCCATTGCAGCCTTATTTGCCGTAAAAAAATACCTAAACGAAGGCGGAGAGTACGGAGCCGGAAATGAATGTGATTATATCGTAAACGGCGGAACGAGTATCCATGAGATAAATCACAGGCTGGATTCGGATTTTGATGAGGCATACGGAAACACGGTTGCAGGTTATTTATTTAACTATCTTAAACAACAAGGCCGCTCACCTCACCTCGGATTGGAAGCCGACATAGGAGAATATAAATTCATAATCCACGAAATGGATAATGACTTAATAAGGTATATTAAAATTCTTCCTATAAATGAACATAAAAATTAA
- a CDS encoding outer membrane lipoprotein-sorting protein, with the protein MKKFTLSLIFAIGFCSLIFAQSAEEIVAKTKTKNTASSLGSESSLDMQSGGKTLSTLEIRQYSSLDKNGLQRMFVEIKNPPSYKGSRFLMIEKADGSTDQKMYLAQTKKVQKISAQGSADEPFMGSDFSNNDISFMERDTKLDNFKILGEEEYDGKPVYLIESTPKDKNYTYSKTIMRITKDKNLLLKAEFYQGSQLVKILELYDYKEVNGIMTAHKTKLSTVKTNTSTIITIKRIEYGMKIPDYIFTQKYLETGKK; encoded by the coding sequence ATGAAAAAATTTACTTTAAGTTTAATTTTTGCTATCGGATTTTGCAGTTTAATCTTTGCCCAAAGTGCAGAAGAAATTGTAGCTAAAACAAAGACAAAAAACACGGCATCTTCACTTGGCTCGGAATCAAGTTTGGATATGCAGTCAGGCGGAAAAACCCTTTCAACATTAGAGATTAGACAATATTCTTCTTTAGACAAAAACGGTTTACAGAGAATGTTTGTCGAAATAAAGAATCCCCCGTCTTATAAGGGCTCAAGATTTTTAATGATTGAAAAAGCCGACGGCTCCACGGACCAGAAAATGTATTTGGCCCAAACAAAAAAGGTGCAAAAAATATCGGCCCAAGGAAGTGCCGATGAGCCATTTATGGGTTCGGACTTTTCAAATAACGATATTTCGTTTATGGAACGGGACACAAAGCTTGATAATTTTAAAATTTTAGGTGAAGAAGAATATGATGGGAAACCCGTCTATCTTATAGAATCTACACCCAAGGATAAAAATTATACATATTCAAAAACCATAATGCGGATCACAAAGGATAAAAACCTTTTACTCAAGGCCGAATTTTATCAAGGTTCCCAGCTTGTAAAGATTCTTGAGCTTTACGATTATAAGGAAGTAAACGGAATAATGACAGCCCATAAAACAAAACTGTCCACCGTCAAAACAAATACTTCAACCATAATCACAATAAAAAGAATAGAATACGGTATGAAGATACCCGATTATATTTTTACACAAAAATACTTGGAAACAGGCAAAAAATAA
- a CDS encoding InlB B-repeat-containing protein, with translation MKNSISVFLLVVAALVLLAGCQQKANKKDGGNQQGGLNPPSPGTPTFTVTFDVQGRGKTPAALTVPKDSLLTAAQTPPLEFSGWEFGGWYKDAFKTHEWNNASDTVTENTTLYARWTHTYPPAVQDLWQSKTDRPEDFYRIPALAVTKDGTLLAVTDLRYKNNSDLGNNHRIDLLIKRSEDNGKAWSEAVNITKTLPTDQTGYGDAAIVADRESDDVLILCVHGNVTYQAGNASNHLKVIQFVSHDGGKTFPEKKDISNTIFGFNHSWFSLFFGSGRIMQSRYIKAGSHYRIYSALLSKRFIHSNDHHDNAVVYSDDFGSTWHVLGDASTSPIPDGNEAKVEELPDGSVILSSRNGTANGRLINIFTYSDPDTGAGSWSSKQFLNLGSGSGTNGEILILKARKTDTKDPVYLAFQSLPDGPGRSKVTIHWRELTNNTITAHDFVSAATWNSHSYVVQTGDSAYSTMDVQRDGGIGFLYERNTRGLEYDIAYKNLPIDVITNGAYEAIFLGTGSVQCPYTDLEGKPVDPSVKEYYKNEKLHWKE, from the coding sequence ATGAAAAATAGCATATCAGTTTTTTTACTTGTTGTTGCAGCCCTTGTTTTACTGGCAGGCTGCCAGCAAAAGGCGAACAAGAAAGACGGGGGCAACCAGCAAGGGGGCCTAAATCCGCCTAGCCCCGGCACACCAACTTTTACCGTAACATTTGATGTGCAAGGCCGCGGAAAAACACCGGCGGCTTTAACCGTACCGAAAGACAGCTTATTGACTGCAGCTCAAACCCCGCCTCTCGAATTTTCGGGCTGGGAATTCGGCGGATGGTATAAAGATGCTTTTAAGACCCACGAGTGGAACAATGCTTCCGACACAGTTACCGAAAACACAACGCTGTATGCCAGATGGACACATACATACCCCCCCGCTGTACAGGATTTATGGCAAAGCAAAACCGACCGTCCTGAGGATTTTTACCGCATACCCGCCCTTGCAGTAACAAAGGATGGAACCCTGCTTGCCGTAACCGATTTGCGCTATAAAAATAACAGCGATTTAGGAAATAACCACCGGATTGACTTATTAATTAAACGCTCGGAAGATAACGGTAAAGCATGGTCGGAAGCTGTCAACATTACAAAAACTTTACCTACCGATCAAACCGGCTACGGAGACGCTGCCATCGTTGCCGACCGCGAATCGGACGATGTGCTTATATTGTGTGTGCACGGTAACGTAACGTATCAAGCCGGAAATGCTTCGAATCATCTGAAGGTTATTCAATTTGTATCTCACGACGGGGGCAAAACCTTTCCGGAAAAAAAAGATATTTCCAATACCATTTTCGGGTTTAATCACTCGTGGTTCAGTCTGTTTTTCGGTTCGGGCAGAATTATGCAGTCGCGCTATATTAAAGCCGGCAGCCATTACCGCATTTACTCGGCTCTGTTAAGCAAACGTTTTATCCACAGCAATGACCACCATGACAATGCCGTCGTATATTCCGACGACTTCGGTTCTACGTGGCATGTTTTGGGAGATGCGTCTACTTCTCCCATTCCTGACGGAAATGAGGCAAAGGTGGAAGAACTGCCGGACGGCAGCGTTATACTTTCCAGCCGTAACGGTACTGCAAACGGTAGATTGATAAATATTTTTACGTATAGCGATCCCGATACGGGTGCGGGAAGTTGGAGCTCAAAACAATTTTTGAATCTCGGAAGCGGAAGCGGCACAAACGGGGAAATTCTTATCTTAAAGGCTCGTAAAACCGATACAAAAGACCCGGTTTATCTTGCCTTCCAATCACTTCCCGACGGTCCGGGACGTTCAAAGGTTACCATTCATTGGCGCGAGCTGACTAACAATACGATAACTGCACATGATTTTGTTTCGGCTGCCACATGGAACAGCCACAGTTACGTGGTGCAAACCGGAGACAGCGCCTATTCGACTATGGATGTACAACGTGACGGCGGTATCGGCTTTTTATACGAAAGAAATACACGCGGGCTTGAGTACGACATAGCCTACAAAAACCTGCCTATCGATGTCATCACAAACGGCGCTTATGAGGCTATTTTCCTCGGTACGGGTTCCGTGCAGTGCCCCTACACCGATTTGGAAGGCAAGCCCGTTGATCCAAGCGTAAAAGAATATTACAAAAACGAAAAACTGCACTGGAAAGAATAA
- a CDS encoding NifU family protein has product MLVKEEIEKGIALVRPYLQADGGDIELDSVDEAGKVYVKLKGACGSCPMAIYTLKMGVEEQLKDMFPEVTEVVAV; this is encoded by the coding sequence ATGTTAGTTAAAGAAGAAATAGAAAAAGGCATCGCTCTGGTAAGGCCTTATTTACAGGCTGACGGCGGAGATATAGAGCTTGATTCGGTTGATGAAGCCGGAAAAGTTTATGTTAAATTAAAGGGAGCCTGCGGCTCATGTCCTATGGCTATCTACACTCTTAAAATGGGTGTTGAAGAACAGCTTAAGGACATGTTCCCCGAAGTTACCGAGGTAGTCGCAGTTTAA
- a CDS encoding DUF6110 family protein translates to MTRWGAFALGVVAGGAAVLLARNANFKKACAKVVGAGLKLKDDAAAFVETVKEDAQDIMAEAAYNKEAAEAK, encoded by the coding sequence ATGACCAGATGGGGAGCATTTGCACTCGGTGTTGTTGCAGGCGGAGCCGCAGTTCTTTTAGCCAGAAACGCTAATTTTAAAAAGGCTTGTGCCAAGGTAGTTGGGGCCGGCTTAAAATTAAAAGACGATGCAGCCGCCTTTGTTGAAACCGTAAAAGAAGACGCTCAAGATATAATGGCAGAAGCGGCATATAATAAAGAAGCCGCAGAAGCAAAATAA
- the ftsH gene encoding ATP-dependent zinc metalloprotease FtsH has translation MSKDNDDKNQNDPFNFFNFGPDSDGDDKKSPKKPFFSLWLLAPLVVIIFILINQLMVLNSSALIPFSEFKDRITTGQIKKVVLGPVYFTGYTSIQDDDSSNTSLFSFLSVQKNTNEYVTVGIYTSEFLQLLDDHHVVYHVKPKERSYIVELLLQWVLPFLLIFLVWRAIMRRMTKGMGGLGGSIFSPGQARSAAIDEGKVETRFKDVAGVDEAKEELMEVVDFLKYPQKYTEIGGKIPRGVLLVGPPGTGKTLLARAVAGEAGVPFFRISGSDFVEMFVGVGASRVRDLFRQAREKAPCIIFIDELDAIGKSRHNSYSSNDEREQTLNQLLVEMDGFDNKTGLILLAATNRPDVLDPALLRPGRFDRQVVVDRPDVKGREQILKLHAENVKLDASADLASIARITAGCSGADLANIINEAALLAVRSKRKTVIMTDLDEAVEKAMIGLQKKSRVIREEERKVIAYHETGHAIVGSFTDGADKVHKVTIVPRGTSTLGYTFHIPEDDKHIVTEKQLLAEIDVLLGGRAAEQVKFNMVSTGAANDLTRATDIARSLITDYGMSSKFKNVALSKRGAGYLGDNEPRLVREYAETTQQYIDEEIAKIINTRYEGVIKMLNEKKHLLEKIATTLLEKETIENEEFDAIIAEEKAPKLFEKESE, from the coding sequence ATGAGTAAAGATAATGACGATAAAAACCAAAACGATCCCTTTAACTTTTTTAATTTCGGGCCGGATTCCGATGGAGACGATAAAAAATCACCCAAGAAGCCGTTTTTTTCTTTATGGCTTTTAGCGCCGCTTGTAGTTATCATTTTTATCTTAATTAATCAGTTAATGGTGCTCAATAGTTCCGCCCTGATTCCTTTTTCGGAATTTAAGGATAGAATTACAACGGGACAGATAAAAAAGGTTGTTCTCGGTCCTGTTTATTTTACCGGTTATACCAGCATACAGGATGATGATTCTTCAAATACCTCTTTATTTTCATTTTTGTCGGTACAAAAAAATACTAATGAATATGTAACAGTCGGGATATACACCTCGGAGTTTTTACAGCTTTTAGATGACCATCATGTGGTTTATCATGTAAAGCCTAAGGAAAGAAGCTATATTGTTGAGCTTCTTTTACAGTGGGTACTTCCCTTCCTTTTGATATTCCTTGTTTGGCGTGCCATCATGAGACGGATGACCAAGGGGATGGGCGGTTTGGGCGGAAGTATTTTTTCTCCCGGGCAGGCCAGAAGTGCTGCAATAGACGAGGGAAAGGTTGAAACCCGCTTTAAGGACGTCGCAGGCGTCGATGAAGCTAAAGAAGAATTAATGGAAGTTGTAGACTTCTTAAAATATCCTCAAAAATATACCGAAATAGGCGGAAAGATTCCGCGAGGTGTTCTTTTGGTAGGCCCTCCCGGAACGGGAAAAACCCTTCTTGCGCGAGCCGTTGCAGGTGAAGCAGGGGTTCCCTTCTTTAGAATAAGCGGCTCGGACTTTGTCGAAATGTTTGTCGGCGTAGGAGCTTCCCGTGTGCGTGACCTATTCAGGCAGGCCCGTGAAAAAGCTCCCTGTATTATCTTTATAGACGAATTGGATGCTATCGGAAAATCGCGTCATAATTCTTACAGCTCAAATGATGAGCGGGAACAAACTTTGAACCAGCTTTTGGTTGAAATGGACGGCTTTGACAATAAGACGGGCTTGATTCTTTTGGCTGCCACCAACCGCCCTGATGTTTTGGATCCGGCCTTGTTAAGACCCGGCCGCTTTGACAGGCAGGTTGTGGTTGACCGCCCCGATGTAAAGGGAAGAGAGCAGATTCTCAAGCTTCATGCAGAAAATGTAAAACTCGATGCTTCGGCCGATTTGGCTTCGATAGCCCGCATTACAGCCGGCTGTTCAGGTGCCGACCTTGCAAATATTATAAATGAGGCCGCTCTTTTGGCTGTCAGAAGTAAAAGAAAGACCGTCATTATGACTGACTTGGATGAAGCTGTTGAAAAGGCAATGATAGGCTTACAGAAAAAATCCCGCGTAATTCGTGAAGAAGAAAGAAAAGTAATAGCCTATCATGAAACAGGTCATGCCATCGTAGGCAGCTTTACCGATGGAGCCGATAAGGTCCATAAGGTAACCATAGTTCCCCGCGGAACCTCGACTTTGGGCTATACCTTCCATATTCCCGAAGACGATAAACATATCGTTACCGAAAAACAGCTTTTGGCCGAGATAGATGTTCTTTTAGGAGGCCGAGCCGCAGAACAGGTAAAATTCAATATGGTTTCTACCGGAGCTGCAAACGATTTAACCCGTGCCACCGATATTGCCCGAAGCCTTATAACCGATTACGGTATGAGCTCTAAATTTAAAAACGTAGCCTTGAGCAAGCGTGGTGCCGGATATCTTGGCGATAATGAACCTAGGTTGGTGCGTGAATATGCCGAAACAACCCAGCAATACATCGATGAAGAAATCGCAAAGATAATCAATACCCGCTATGAGGGTGTTATAAAAATGCTGAACGAAAAAAAGCATCTTTTGGAAAAGATAGCAACAACCCTTTTAGAAAAGGAAACCATAGAAAACGAAGAATTCGATGCGATAATCGCTGAGGAGAAGGCTCCTAAACTTTTTGAAAAAGAGAGTGAATAG